One Siniperca chuatsi isolate FFG_IHB_CAS linkage group LG1, ASM2008510v1, whole genome shotgun sequence genomic window, GAAAGTTGGGCATAAAATACATGGTTTACAATTATCTAAAATTAGGGTCTGCATGTTTATTTTGTCCCTGTCCAATCTTTAGTGACTACTGTTTAACACATCACAGCGCTCTTCAATAACCCCTTGTGACCCACATAGCTGTAGATGATTCTCACATGGGTTGCTGCTATTCTCAGAGGGCGCTCTGCATCTATGATGGACTCCCAGGTGAGCTGGGTTCCCTTATCCTCTCTGGGACGTCACCCATCTgtccacatgaaaaaaaaatcctcctgACACTTTTGATCATGTTCCCCTCTACCATCATTTGTGACAAACTCCTTGTTCAATAGTAAAACCATGTTTTTGCAACAGGTTAATGTGCATGAACAAGGCAGAGATGGTGCCTGAGTGTGTTGATCACCATTATACTAGATATAATTTATCtgtatttcaaataaataatctaGATACTAAAGACCGGAAATGAGAACGCTCTAATCCAGTGTGCTGTGTTGTGATGTTGTCATTGGTCTGCAGCCTCCAAGCGCTCTGTGGCTCTCGCCTTGTGCCCCTCCCtagtgcacgcacacacacacacacacacacacacacagcatcctCTTACTCTTAGCGATGCATCGGCCCCTTTCACTGTTAATCCAGCCGAGTTGTGCCTCTATGCATTGCTGTACTTCTGCAATCTGATGAATTCCCAGCGGATGTCAGGACACATAACATTTTGAAGCAGCGACTTTATACTCTTTGGATTTACAGTCAGTGGGAGCTTCACATCAGAGCCTCTGGTTCAGAGGTGGGACTCAGATCCACGGGACTCGTGGAACGAACGATGAAGTCCCAACCAGGCACGGCGACGATGCTGCTGCCCATCGCTCTCTGCCTCAGTAAGGATGTCTCTTTAATTGTTGTCTGAGtgtgaaaaaaagtttgtaAGTGCCGAGTTTGCTCTTGCCTGTCCCATTTTGTGCACTCTTACTTGTTCCACAGTTTTTTCTGATGTGTCTGTTTCTGCACATTTGTTATTTCTCCAAACTGGACTAAGTTAGAAACTCAGAGAAATTCCAGCAGGTTTGTCAGAAAAAGCTGACAAAGATGGCTGATAAACGATATTCCATTTAGCTTGTTCTGAAATTGAGGAGAGGAAGGTTTTACAAATGCACTTACCTTAATGAAATGCTCACTGTCATATTCTGattgtctttctctcctcccctgtgtgtgtgtgtgtgtgtgtgtgtgtgtgtgtgtgtgtacatgctttTGGTGTATAACATCATGTTCTTCGGTGTGAATTCTGCTATCTATCGTTTTTGAGGGTATTTCCAGTGAGATTACTCTGCACACAGGGAACACTTTTCATTTCTGAAGagaatttcaaaacattttgcagacaGTAAAATTATGCTTAAAATTCAGGAGTAAAATACaggaataaaacaacaacaacaacaacaacaacaacagtttttaaCATTATGTATTCATGCGTGATTAATAAACTCCTCAGGGAGGACAACCAGGACAGCAAAAGCTGAATCACAACTAGACTTTGGCATCAGACAGCAGCATGTCTCTGAGGCATAGACAGGACTCAGATCTTGGTAAACAATAATTGGaaaaatcatattaataatataataatattaagtCGAATATAAAGAAGgggaattttaaaatgattacagTAATGCATATTTATTAACGTGAGCAGGTGATTTTTTCGACTCTTCAGGTAGGTGCTACTTGTGGTTGGCCGGCCTCTGGTTTATAAACTATATGGCTAAAAATATGTGGACACCCTTtaggtctggggctgtttttcatgttttggacTTGGCTCTTTAGCTACAATTAAGGaaaatattaatactacaataTACAGTGATATATTTGAAAACAGTGTGCTTCCAACCTTGTGGCAACCGTTTTGGGAAGGCAAAAATAGTGTAAAGCGAGGACAAACAGTGTTTACAGGTGCTGAATCAAAAGAAAAACCAAAGGTAGAAGTCTGACAAAAATCTGCACACTGTACTGATAGCTCCCAATAAATGTCTGACTTCTGCCAATAGTTTGGGGAAGGCCCAAGAttcataaagaaatggttttcttAGTTTGGTGAGGAAGAACTTGACCCGACCTCAACCCCATCTGACACCTTTAGGAGAGAGATCTACCAATTGACAACTCAAACACACCTCCACTCCCTCATGAATGGATCAGGTTAATGTACAGATTTAACTTTCACCAGAAGTCCTCTATTCCAAATCACTGTTTAAATATTCCAGTCAGACCTTTTCAGGAACTTTTCAGTGAAAGCTCAAACCAATCTCAGAGGGATGTGTTATGTATGAGCTGATCAATGCACTCAGACAGCTCACACATGGTTTTGTAGTTCTACACTAAATTTGGCTTTGAGGATGTATAATCCCTCCAGATGAATGGAATACAACATATTTCCATATTTGTTTGATCCATCTAAGCACCGGATAGATCATGTCTCTATAAACATATTAACGTTGTGTTTCACTCTACAAGATGAAATCCCCAACCCAAAGAAACTAGTGATTTTATTCTTTCTCATCCCCAGTGTTCCCATAtgcatattcatttatttacaccAGTTTTGATCAAATTATCTCAGTACAGTGTACAAATATACTTTTCTCTTGTCTTCTCCTCTCCGGTAGGCTTGGTCCCTGTGTGTTTCGGAGCTGCACTTCCTATTTCATGTGGGTCCATCTACAAGAGTTTTGCTCAGTGTTTACTCACACTTGGAGACAGTTTGGTGGAAACACAAAAAGACCAGAGCACACAGGACATTGATGCAatctgcaggtgtgtgtctgcccatcaccatggtaaccatCCAGTAACACCTTTGTCTGTCTTGATACAACTTGGCTCAAATTGTTCATGTTATAATCATTAAAGCTGCTGTCCAGATGAGCTATTTTAACatgatggatttccatgaacttttgcacagacattcatggttcccacaggatgaatcctactcaTTGAAGttatcccttgacttttcctccagtgcCCCCATGAGGTTGacttttttggcttttagtgaaatatcttacTATCTAAATGtatatgaccaaatacctgaaaaactaatgacattcccatcagcctcagctgaacaTTATGTGCTAATAGCGAATGttcgcatgctaacatgctaaactaagatggtgaacatgataaacattatacctgcaaaacatcagcatattagccttgtcgttgtgagcatgttagcatgctgatgttagcatttagctcaaagcaccaagtacagccccacagagctgctagcaaggctgtagattcttagtctCTTGTTATATTCATAATGGTAATGTgtgctcgtagtgacaaacccacagagaatcatcacccgACTCATTTCTCCTCAGATGCACATTGTTTTGGGTTTATgcaaacaactttattgttttggttcagacTCTTCGGTCTCATCAGCGTCATTTCCAGATGCACCAGGCAGAAAACATCCTCTCTTCtctattaaaaaacacatgatgcAATGAACAATGCTCTTCTTCTGTTGCATTTCTGCCAGAGTAGCTGCAGCATGTTTACTGCCCCCTAATGGACTTGTTTGGTTAAAACTTACTTGCCGTTATCAccagtaataaaaaaagttaaggattataactttaaagagTAATTTACCACCAGACTGGAAAGCATTGTTTCACTGTCCTCTCTCAAGTCTGTTTCTGTTGGACGTGGTCTGAATGGTGCTTTggtgcacctgtaaccacacccaacagtgatgtcacagagtCCTGCAGTACAACTGTACAGCAACGCAGCATCGTGAAgggttaaaccactggaggacAGTGAGAAACGATTTTTAGGAGTCTTAATTACTCACCTGCTCAGGTGTTAACCATAAGTAATCTCATCGCTGTGTTACTGTAGTTTACTTTCTACTTACGGCCCTGGTAAATGATGTATTGCAGTGATTACATTTCTACACTTAACACTGACATCTCCTCATGTCCTGGTTCCTTGAAGGTCCTGGAATGCGTTCCACGTTTGTGCCAACTCAGCTCTGGCCGGCTGTCCTGGAGAAGCAGCAGCTGTCTGGGAGTCTCTAAGGCAAGAATCCAGAAAGACGCAGTTTTCTGGAAACCTCTACGACATGTGTGCCAGCC contains:
- the nrn1lb gene encoding neuritin 1-like b, with amino-acid sequence MKSQPGTATMLLPIALCLSLVPVCFGAALPISCGSIYKSFAQCLLTLGDSLVETQKDQSTQDIDAICRSWNAFHVCANSALAGCPGEAAAVWESLRQESRKTQFSGNLYDMCASRSTLPPSTVPAPQSPPTSDQTNQETLKGQTYKHSPTLTTLLFPVFSTLLLLLRS